Within Ovis aries strain OAR_USU_Benz2616 breed Rambouillet chromosome 3, ARS-UI_Ramb_v3.0, whole genome shotgun sequence, the genomic segment ACTTTTGCAATATCTATAACGTAgagggaaaaagaataaaaattatatgataaatTAAAAAGTGCATACAGaactaggaaaatatttttgttagatTTGTTACTTACTCCAGTAAATAAGATGTTTGTAAAGAAAAGCTTAAGGCAGAAAACTAGTTACATTGCTGCTGAACTTCTTGACAGCAAAAGAAAGAATACCAGTCTACTTCCCTGGTTTATTTGTCTTAAGACTTGTTATCTTGTAACTTGAACATCTAACTTATGCCTTGAAAATTCAAAGCAAAAAGTAAAGTCATACGGAAAACCTGAAATGTCAATACATCTAAACAGACGTTTGCTTGTAGTTTTTGGTATCCAAAACCTTTTTTCCACACATAGCGCAGatgcctaaaacaaacaaacagaaaactcatGTAAGCAATCAAGTGTTAACAACAACTAATTATACCAATCAAATATTTAACTAATATCAATGATTTGGTTTATTTAAGTCACTggtgaaggtaaaaaaaaaaaaaaaaattaaacagcatCAGAAAAGAGAAAACGAATATACTTTCAACTATGACAAGTTCTGTATACTTTGCCTTAGAAAAAAGAGCATTTATCTGACAAATAAGTTTTATGAAGGGCTACTCTTATACTGTGTTATCCAAATCAGTATCAAAAGAAGTACATTTGATATGAATATAAACGTGGTATTGAGAGAAACTCACCCTTTTTGTAGGCACAGCCCTGGCAATAATGAGAACCCGGTTGGTGTACAGAACTTTTACAAATTCTGCAAGTGGAGAACTTATTCTTTCCATACGGATCAAACctagagttttttttaaagaaagaaaaatgtacagtATGATAGAAATACTCTTAAATAACCTCACTTAAGCAACAAATGTGATTAATCTATGCTTTCTGGTCCCTCTATAAAACTCTCCAATTGATAGCATAGCACTCTTCTAACTGGCTACTCTCTTAACATACCTGCACGTTTCTGCCCCTTCCACATAAGCTGTATGCTTATAAAGAGTCATCTGTACTTAATCCCAAACCTGTTTATCAGAGTTGTATTTGTCAATCTATTCAAGTGTTACCATTAAACATTATGGAAACTCATGAAATGAAGAGTACAAAAAAAGTAACCGATTCTACTAAAAACTAAGTGAATGCTTTGACGACCAGAAAAGAGTGTATCATGAAAACTGCTACAGCATTAGTCATGGGTAAGAAAACTCAAATtgagaaaaaattcaaaatggaagGGCTTGGCACTTGAAGTGTCAGTTCTTGAGCTACTTTAAAGATgctgaaaatatatattctggTTATGATTTATATAAGGCAAATGATAAAAGTAGATTCATATTCAAAAAGCCTTGTCTCAATGTAAAATGATTGATGAAATATATGTATAGTTATGCGCTTTGACTTAAAATAAGGTATGTGTATCTCTTCATGACTGCCTAGTTTAGCTGATATTTTCAATTAACTGATGTAAACTTTTTTGGATAAAAAGTTTCTATTAAATGAAAATGTCACCTTACTGTAACTGGTGTGCAAGATaattttagaggaaatacttCCCATCAAATTGGCAGTAACTTTTTGTAACTGAACTCATATACTGAACACCAATACTGTCCAGACCTGGTTTCTTCTCTTGGGTACAATACAATAGCTCATTTTCAAAGGttaatttttctaaatccaaAAGAATGTCACTTTACTTCCCACAAGGGAAGTTAAGCGTGAACCTGACTCTTCCTTTGAATAACAAGCTCAATTTGTTTGCATGTACAAGTCTAGAGATTACTTTTTCTTAGaactatatatttttccaaaatgtacattttaatatCTCAGAAATATTATGTACACTTCCCAAAGTGAGACATTTAAAATACCCAAAAGTAATAGCTACTTATTAATGACACTGAAGTAAGTTTGGGAGCATAAAGGAACTAGGACCTAAAACTGTATGCTCTGTTAAAGAACAACTTGGTCAATAATAACTGAATGATCTCAGAAGACATCAACAGGTCAGTCAACAATACCCAATGAGACAATGCACTGAAGTTTAAGTCTATTATGCTAATTTATACTCATTATTTAATAAACACCTTTATGTGTAAGGTACTTTATGTATTAGAAGCTTTATTATTAAAAGCCAAAGATGAACTTGACAAAGCTTCTGTCCTCAACCAGTTGACATTTGTGAGAGGAGACAGACAGTAAGTAAGGAGACAACCACACTTTTAAGATAGTAATACCTGTTGTAGAGAAAATTCAGAGGATATTGTGGTggacaggaggggaaggaaggaaggaagacattAGTTTAGATGCTGGttagggaaatagatggggaaacagtggaaagtgtcagactttattttggggggctccaaaatcactgtagatggtgactgcagccatgaaattcaaagacgcttactccttggaagaaaagctatgaccaacctagatagcatactcaaaagcagagacattactttgccaacaaagttccatctagtcaaggtcatggtttttccagtagtcatgtatggatgtgagagttggagtgtgaagaaagctgagtgccaaagaattgatgcttttggactgtggtgttggagaagactcttgagagtcccttgaactgcaaggagacccagccagtccattctaaaggagatcagccctgggtgttctttggaaggactgatgctaaagctgaaattccaatactttagccacctgatgcaaagagttgactcattggaaaagactctgatgctgggagggatcgggggcaggaggagaaggagatgacagaggatgagatggctggatggcatctctgactcaatggacctgagtttgagtgaactccgggagttgatgatggacagggaggcctggcatgctgcaattcatggagtcgcagagtcggacacgactgagcaactgaactgaactgaactagggacTGTCTCTGGAGAAATGACATTTCAGCTGCGACTCAAGTAACCAGGAGCCAGCTATGTGAGCTCTTAGGGACGAGTTCCAGGAAGAGGGCACAGTAAGCAAAACCTCTTCCAGTGAGAGTATGCTTGGCAAATCTGAATCAAGAGTTGGCTCCATGGGAAGTCACAGAGGTAGGAGGGGCCAGACCATACAGGACCCCATGAGACCATGGCACAGGGCCTGGATTTTATTCAATGTAAAAAGAAACCCAAGCAAAGGAGTTACTTATCCTTTAAGGAACCATGATATTATTATGAGAATGAAGTATAgggaatcagagaggaaacagggAGACAGAAGTTATTACAGTATTcaataagaaataataatgatggtTTACAAGAGGGTACTAGCAGCGAGATGAACAGAAGGTGGATTCAGGTTACTTTTTGGTAGCAGAGCCATAGAACTTGCTAATGGATATGGGAagcaaatgaaatgaagaaatcaGTAAGGAATTTTGGTTTGTACAAGTAGATTGAACCCCAGAGCCATGATGAGAAGACTATGATTAGACTGAAGGACAAAGAGGATGCCTGTCAAACATCAAATTAGAAAAGTCAAGGAGGCAACTGGATATATGGCTGGAGTTCAGAGGAGTCATGATGAGATATACATGTGGAAGTCATTAACATACAGCTTGAATTCAAAGGTGCTGGACTAAAGTCACTTGAAGAGAGATAGCAAAtttataaatggggaaaaaaatgtctagGATTGAGTCTAGAAGCACTGGATTGAGAACAGCACTGGAAGGAACAGTTAGTgagttgagaggaaaggagaatgtGGTATCTCAAAGCCAAGAGAATAAATGGTtgcaaaaaaaggagagagagagacagcacgCTGTTAAAGGTTAAGAAAGGTAATAACTGAGAAGCAGCCAACAGTTTCAAAGATCATGTGTGATCTTGACAAGAGTAGGTTTATAAGTGTGGTAGAGATGGAGGCCTGACTACAGAGGCTGAAGGAGTAAACAGAACTTAAGGACACTGGGCAAGTACTCTCTAGATACAGCTTTTGAAAACTTCTGCTAtaaaaggaagcaagaaaatgGATGGCAGCTGGAAGAATTTATGGGgctttaaaaactgaatatagTAGAGCATGGTGTCAAAAATTGTTTTTATGGTGGGAGACATTTTTATCCCCATTCCTCGGTAAAAAAGCAATGTTCAGGAAAGTTAAGGAACTGTTTTGACTTGCTTAAAGTTATACAACTAGACAGTAACAAAGTCTACATTCAAATTTATGTCTGACTTTAGAGCTCATGATCTGTCCACATTTGTCTGCTGCCTGTGATTCACAGAAAAACTAAGAACTAGTAAAAATAAGTACTATTTTCTggtcaaattataaaaataacatataatatCTTCATATATTGATACAGTGAAAAGAACAGGGTGAAACCAATAGGATGTAACAGATAGCTTGGTTATACACCCTGGGAAGTACCTAAGTCTATGCTTTCTTACAACAGAATGAGGCAAAACAAATTCATTCCAATACACTTAATAGTAAAAAGAGTAGAAATTTATGACAGCTTTACAGATACTCTTTTACCTACCTTGCTTTTTTTGAGGTCAAAGCCTTATTTTCGTTCAGCTTTCTTCCACCACTTTCTGCATAGAAATATACACACACTTTAGTGGGTTATTTCTCTACATTTCACATAATAACATAACCATGCAACATTTAACAATCAGAAAGTTCATTTTTTGACTTCTaaccaatcagttcagttgctcaatcatgtccgactctttgtgaccccatgtactgcagcatgccaggcctccttgtccatcaccaactcccaaagcctactcaaactcatgtccatcaagttggtgatgccatccaatcttctcatcctccttctcattgtccccttctcctcctgccttcaatctttcccagcagcagggtctttggaaatgactcagttctttgcaccaggtggccaaagtactggagattcagctttagtatcagtccttccagtgaatattcaggactgatttcctttaggatggactggttggatctcctcgcagttcaggggactctcaagagtcttctccaacaccagagttcaaaagcacctattcttcactgctcagctttctttatagtccaactctcacatccatacatgactactggaaaaaccatagccttgactagatggacctttgttggcaaaataatatctctgctttttaatatgctgtctaggttggtcaaaatttttcttccaagaagtgtcttttaatttcatggctgaaatcaccatctgcagtgattttggagccccccaaaataaagtctctcactgtttccattgtttccccatctatttgccatgaagtgatgggaccagacgccatgatcttagatttctgaatgttgagttttaaacctactttttcactctcctcttttactttcatcaagaggctctctagttcttcagtttttgccataagggtggttatcaactgcatatctgaggttattgatatttctcccagaaatcttgattccaccttgtgcttcagccagcccagcgtttctcatgatgtactctgcatatgagttaaaaaatagggtgacaatatacagtcttgacatactcctttcctgatttggaaccagtatgttgttccatgtccagttctagctgttgcttcttgatctgcatacagatttctcaagaggcaggtcaggtggtctggtattcccatgtcttgaagaattttccagtttgttgtgatccacacagtcaaaggctttggtatagttaataaagcagaaatagatgtttttctggaactctcttgccttttcaatgatccaacagatgttggtaatttgatctctggttcctctgccttttctaaaaccagcttgaacatctggaagttcatggttcacatactattgaagcctggcttggaggatttggggcattactttgctagcatgtgagatgagtgcaattgtgcagtagtgtgacattctttggcattggaatgaaaactgatcttttccagtcctgtggccactgctgagttttccaaatttgctggcaatctgagtgcagcactttcacagcattatcttttaggatttgaaatagctcaactggaattccatcacctccactagctttgttcgtagtgatgctttctaaggcccacatgactttgcattccaggatgtctggctctaagtgagtgatcacaccattgtggttatctgggtcatgaatatcttttttgtatagttcttccacctcttaatatctactgcttctgttaggtccataccatttctgtcctttattgtgcccatctttgcttgaaatgttcccttggtatctctaattttcttgaagagatctctagtctttcccattctgttgttttcctctatttctttgcattgatcgctgaggaaggctttcttatctctccttgctattctttggaactctgcattcaaatgggtatatctttccttttctcctttgcctttagcttctcttcttttctcagctatttgtaaggccgcctcagacagccattttgcctttttcttggggatggtcttgatcactacctcctgtgcaatatcatgaacctctgcccagagttcttcaggcactctctctatcagatctaatcccttgaatctatttgtcacttccactgtataatcgtaacagttttgagttaggtcatacctgaatggtctagtggttttccctattttcttcaatttaagtctgaatttggcaataaggagttcatgatctgagccacagtcagctcccggtcttgtttttgctgactgtatagagattctccatctttggctgcaaagaatataatcaatctgatttcggtattgaccatctggtgacgttcATGTttacagtcttctcttgtattgttggaagagggtgtttgctatgaccagtgagttctcttggcaaaactgttaacctttgacctgcttcattttgtacctcaaggccaaatctgcctgttactgaAGGtattccttgacttcctacttttgcattccagtcccctataatgaaaaggacatcttctttgagtgttggttctagaaggtcttgtaggtcttcatagaactgttcaacttcagcttcttcagcattactggttggggcacagacctGGGTTACTGGGATactgaacggtttgccttggaaacgaacagagatcattctgttgtttttgagattgcatccaagtactgcattttggactcttttgttgactatgatggctactccatttcttgtaagggatttttgcccacagaagtagatatgatggtcatctgagttaaattcacccattccagtccactttagttcactgattcataaaatgttgatgttcactcttgccatctcctgtttgaccacttccagtttgccttgattcatggacctaacattccaggtagaCTAGCCTATATcaacattttcaaaaatcttcatttaaaagCCAAGTTTTAAAGAcactacttaaaaataaaacaattttttactAGGAGAATAAAATTTGGATAAAAGGCAATCAttataggaattccctggcagtccatggttaagacttcacgctttcattgccaagggggtggattcgatccctaatcagggaactatgatcctgcATGCTTCACAGCATGGttagggatggggggcagggtgTGGTGGTGGGAAAAAAGCAATCACCTTATTCCTCAGACTCAATGTAGGACTTTGGGAATGGGTCTATATTTACTCTATCTAATGTAAAATCCAGACAGTACTACTTTACTGCCAGTGACattgaataatgaaaatatttctttttgttccctTTGAAAAAATCCTCACTGTATTTAATGATTATGACGgtgaaaatatttacataatttgTTCAAGAATATAGAAATCAGGTGAGGAAAAGGGGCTTTCAATACTAACCCTAATTAAGCTTAATCAAATCAACTATTAATACTATGATGCACTTGTTgcttaaaattcatttaattattttgctaTTTCCTTTCTACCAAATCAGGAACCCTAACACATCACTGAAAGAGCAAAAGAGAAGAATATATTAAACTGTTGGGAGATCTAGTATTCTTataatgtttaataaatgaaGTATGCTGTACATATAACAATATTTCATCTTACaaataatgtgaaaatgaaaacattattcACAGGAAGAATCTGATTCAATATCTATgttctaaaaggaaaaataccTGTGGTATTCCTTGCACCATCTTTCCATGTATCTGGAGTGATAACAGTACCAAGTTTCTTTTCACCTGTTATAAAAAGATAGTAAAAACAAGGGGGATTAGTGTTTACTCTCTAATAAATACACTACATTGTGCCTAAAGTTCATAATGGTATCACCAGTCATAATATGTACAAGCCTGTTAATGTTGGGGTCAGGGCCACTGAACTGAGACTTAAGATAACTGTGGCAATGGATAACTGACTCTCAAGTCAAATTTGTGGATAACAGGATGGCTTATAATAGGCTTcctctgcaaagagtcagacatgactgagcaactgaactgaactgcacatgTATAAACAAATCTGATAAACCTATTcaatccataaatatttactaagcatctCTGATGTATAAGCCATTGTACAAAGTacagagaaaagtaaaatgaattagATAAAGGTCTAGATTTTAAGGAGTTTATAGCACACTGATTTCCCTAACAGTAGTTCATAGTCTGATTCTCACAGGTGGGCCACAGACGATATAGGAATAAGATAAAACCGTACACAAACtttttgtatattcatttttaaggAGACTATACTAAGTCCATAGTTTTCATCACATTCTCAGAGGGCTGAGAGAACCACCCCCAAAAGTTAAGAACTATTCAACTAAAATATAAGCTGGAAAATAACAGGTATAACAATTCAGAATTGTAGTATTaggagaaatcccatggaagaaaaaaataacgtTGATCAGGGAAATCCAGGAAACCTTTGTGGGAAAGGCAATAGAGAGGGTTAGTGGCAATGGCATTggtaagaggagaaaagaggatgAAGGTAACCTGGAAAAATGACATATCCTGGGGAAAGGCATGGAAAACTCAGGGTTATGTACATCCAGGCATACAAAACAGTTTGGTTTGGCTGAAGCGAAGAAAATAAGGGTTAgcaaaaatgaagtttaaaacgTAAGCTGAGGCTTTATTGTGGGGGGGGGGAGGTCCTCCCGAATGCCAGGCTCCAAATATAAAAACATCAAATTATTTTCTGTACTCAGAATTTAATAAAGAAACCATCCATGGtcattctttcacttaatataaaAACTGTGATTCAAACTCACGGGCGTCTGTGTTCAAAGTTTTATACACTGTGGGGACAGAAACAAAACGGATCATGTTAATTATCAGGATATGAGAACTTGAATCTTTtttacagaagagtcagacatacctaACGGTAGGAAAAAGGTATTTGAGGATATGACAGCTCTTTTTAAACCTATAACCAGTTTGTGAAGtcaaaaaatcatattttctagAACTCTCAAGGGTTAGCATTAGAGTCACCAAATGGCAACTATAAggaggaaagtgttagtcgctcagtcctgtctgactctttgcgacctcggactgtaacctgccaggctgctctgttcatggaattctccagtgaagaataccggagtgggttgccattccttctccaggtgatcttccggACCGCGGGACGGAACCCGGGtctacctgcactgcaggcagattctatagattctgagccatcagggaagtccataaggAGGAAAGACTTCTCTAAAAGCCAGTGAAAACTACAGGGACTTCTTTGAAGATGGTAAGATTCTCCTAGCCCCGTGCCTCAGTACTCTAGGCATTCATGCAAAGAGCACTTAAGTCATTGGGTGGGATCCTCATTTAGGCTTGTTAGATAAAGCACAGGACACCCAGTGagatttaaatttcagataaacaaagaaTACTTTTTCAGTAAAAAATGTCATAAAAGTGCGTGCTTTGGGACAAAGTACTTAATAGTAGTAAGGAGAAGCAAACAAGGCCAAGTCTCAAATACTGCATAGGACATATTCACACTAAAAGTTATTCgttgtttacctgaaattcaaatttaactgggcgtCGGgtacttttatttgctaaatccaGCAACTCCAGATGTTGTGGAAGTGATTTTTAAGATCCATTCCAACCCTGAGGGTCTGTGAAGCGAGGGAGCCTGTCAAGAAGCAGTACAGGATGATAGCCGGGGTCGAGCGGAAGCAACCGAAATAGACAAAACGGGGCAAAACTGAGACCACCCCGAATCCAACAGATACAGGACTGTAGGTCATTGGGGAGGGGCCGGAACGGTCAAATAGCAAGACAGAAGGACAGAGACAAGAATCGGAGGCCTGTGGCCGAAAGTaaaacagagaaaggcaaagtTCCCAGGGAGTTCGAATTAGGGTCTCCCAGCCTCTTTTTCCCGGAGAAAAGTCTCCTTAACTCACATTTTTCGCACACCATCCTTTCGCGATGATACCCTCAGCCGCAGAACAAGCAGCAGCTGGAAGATATCAACACTACAGCCAAGAAAGAACTCCCCTTCCGGGTTACTAAAACCCACTTCCGGCCCCACCGCCCTTCGCCCCGCCTATCCTGCACCTGGAAAGCAGCGGGAGGAATGAACGCGAGCGAGAAGGCGGGGCTGTCTTCTTGGTCCGCCCCTCCACTTCTGCGATTGGCTGTGAGGCCTTGGGTCACCGCCCCACAGGCTGCGCCTGCGCGAGGCTCAGGGCAGTGAGTGGCAACTGATGGTGGGAGGTAGTAACCCTCGCTTCCGTTTGGCGGGCGGGAGAGATAGGTAAGCCCAGCCGAACGGCCCCGCATGCGAGCCTCCCGAGGCTGCAAGCCACTTTCGCCAACTGCCCATCTGGCCGGAAATCTCTGTCCCCGGCCAATTGGCGCCTGCTTGCCCCTCGAGCGCCGCCCTTCCGGCGTTACccaagggtttccctgatggACTGGCCTCTTTCAGATACGTCTTTCTGTGTCTGTACCTCCGTTTCTGTTGGTCTCCACGTCTGTATTCTTTGATTATGCTTCTCAGCTTGTCCCTTGCTGCCCACACTCCGGTCGGTTGAGGCAGGCTTAGGCAGAGTCCAGAGCGATACAATTTGGGATGAAACTGCAGGTTAATGTCCCGCCAAGGCTCCTCTAGGA encodes:
- the CRIPT gene encoding cysteine-rich PDZ-binding protein, which gives rise to MVCEKCEKKLGTVITPDTWKDGARNTTESGGRKLNENKALTSKKARFDPYGKNKFSTCRICKSSVHQPGSHYCQGCAYKKGICAMCGKKVLDTKNYKQTSV